From one Acidobacteriota bacterium genomic stretch:
- a CDS encoding alpha-mannosidase, with product MGKYLPACPLSWRLCKTICLVASLFVTVPLFAQPGYAYQFSPQARAVVQRLSSFGSLDARDWQYHEGPVEHGESPDLDTSGWKTVHLPFVAPVQEIWLRRWIEIPKTLNGYDLTGTRITFKIDVGGFGPGRGYLYEMIYFNGKRVIEGTYIAPRTLFESAKPGDKVLIAVKMPLTSEIKHFEGASVSVNFLPARPNPVALATELISAAQLLPAIVKGPTELASQEKVLDDAANSVDLAALDRNDQPAFDASLIRAQDALKPLQPLLKKFFIQLTGDAHIDAAWLWTASEAVDQVRFTFSSALQMMREYPQYTLSQSSAQYYEWMEEKFPGIFAEIQKRVKEGRWELVGGMWVEPDLNMTDGESQVRQLLLGKRYFQKKFNVDVKIGWNVDSFGYDWQLPQIYKKSGIDYFITQKLRYNDTNQLPLKLFWWQSPDGSRVLSYFPHDIVQGTEADEMARDLSVAIKLNPGQEALMHVYGPSLGRLNIPGARESIENGIDWSNPDRVYPRVEFRTSQSFFNDMNQRLAATGMPVWNYRTLAAGNVQLPAPPVGKISLPVWNDEIYLEHHRGTFTSQATQKANMRRSDEWLLDAEKYSSLAWLSGRDYPEASLTEAWKKKAFNEFHDVAAGTAIASVYKDAQRDYDAVHRISSEATDSALHELDSHIDTAAQPGVPIVVWNSLSWDRSDAISTTVQMPHATPNGINVLDADRQPVLMQVLSHDKQTNIYHLLLKPRSVPAIGYTVLHALPGQRKAASDLALHGTTMENAFLRVSLDPKNGCITSLYHKAAKFESIVPGQCGNLLEAFVDTGRSLTEANLDSIRVEDAWNIDKDYNKQKTDLTALASIETVERGPLRAVIRITRHWSKSTFVQDVILYAATPRVDVVNDIDWHETHVLLKASFPLTATSSAATYEIPFGGIERSTTRDNPIDAARFEVPALRWADLGDSRHGFSVVNDSKYGYDALGNVLRLSLLRAPLYPDPTSDRGHQHFSYSLYPHAGSWKQADTVLRGYEYNYNMQASQIESHAGDLPSTHSFVRVAPHNLVLTAMKKDEDNDSIILRFYEWAGEETRAKIRIPAGASEAREVNLMEQDLTSNPDISLNGNELNLNVAPYSINTVRIQFPARGGSIWNMQGTK from the coding sequence ATGGGGAAATATCTACCTGCGTGCCCTTTGAGTTGGAGACTCTGCAAGACCATCTGCTTGGTTGCAAGTCTCTTCGTGACTGTGCCATTATTCGCTCAACCCGGTTACGCCTATCAGTTTTCCCCTCAGGCCAGGGCAGTCGTCCAGCGCCTCTCTTCCTTCGGCAGTCTTGATGCCCGTGATTGGCAGTACCACGAAGGTCCTGTTGAACACGGCGAAAGTCCCGACCTAGACACTTCCGGATGGAAGACCGTGCATCTGCCTTTCGTCGCCCCGGTCCAGGAGATATGGCTGCGCCGATGGATCGAGATTCCCAAAACGTTGAACGGTTACGACCTCACCGGCACACGTATCACCTTCAAGATCGATGTCGGCGGCTTTGGCCCGGGGCGAGGCTATCTCTACGAGATGATCTACTTCAACGGTAAGCGCGTTATTGAAGGCACATACATCGCGCCGCGTACCCTCTTTGAGAGCGCAAAGCCCGGCGACAAGGTGCTCATCGCCGTCAAGATGCCGCTCACCTCCGAGATCAAGCACTTTGAGGGAGCTTCGGTCTCGGTGAATTTCCTTCCGGCCCGTCCCAACCCCGTCGCGCTTGCCACCGAGCTGATCTCGGCGGCGCAGCTTCTGCCAGCTATCGTAAAAGGTCCCACAGAACTTGCATCGCAAGAGAAGGTTCTCGACGATGCAGCCAATTCCGTCGACCTCGCTGCGCTCGATCGGAACGATCAGCCCGCGTTCGACGCCTCGTTGATTCGAGCGCAAGACGCCCTTAAGCCGCTACAGCCTCTGCTGAAGAAGTTCTTTATCCAGCTAACGGGCGATGCCCACATTGATGCAGCGTGGCTTTGGACTGCCTCTGAGGCCGTCGACCAGGTGCGTTTTACCTTCTCTAGTGCGCTCCAAATGATGCGCGAATACCCTCAATACACGTTGTCTCAGTCAAGCGCCCAGTACTACGAGTGGATGGAAGAGAAGTTTCCCGGGATATTTGCCGAGATTCAGAAGCGCGTGAAAGAAGGGCGATGGGAGCTGGTCGGCGGCATGTGGGTCGAACCCGATCTCAATATGACCGATGGTGAATCTCAGGTTCGCCAACTGCTGCTCGGTAAACGTTACTTCCAGAAGAAGTTCAACGTCGACGTCAAGATTGGGTGGAATGTCGATTCCTTCGGATACGATTGGCAGCTCCCACAGATATATAAGAAGTCTGGTATCGATTACTTCATTACGCAGAAGCTTCGTTACAACGACACCAACCAGCTCCCGCTTAAGCTTTTCTGGTGGCAGTCACCTGATGGCAGCCGCGTCCTCTCTTACTTTCCGCACGACATCGTCCAGGGCACTGAGGCCGACGAGATGGCACGCGATCTCAGCGTTGCCATCAAGCTCAATCCAGGTCAGGAGGCTCTCATGCACGTCTATGGCCCCAGCCTGGGCCGTCTCAACATTCCTGGAGCGCGCGAATCCATCGAAAACGGAATCGACTGGTCCAATCCCGACCGGGTGTACCCACGCGTAGAGTTCCGCACCTCGCAGTCATTCTTCAACGACATGAACCAACGCCTCGCCGCCACTGGTATGCCGGTCTGGAACTACAGGACTCTGGCCGCTGGCAACGTGCAGCTACCCGCCCCGCCCGTTGGTAAGATCAGTCTGCCCGTCTGGAACGACGAGATATATCTCGAGCATCACCGCGGAACCTTCACCAGCCAGGCGACCCAGAAAGCGAATATGCGCCGAAGCGACGAATGGCTGCTCGACGCGGAGAAATACTCTTCACTTGCATGGCTAAGCGGCCGGGATTATCCCGAAGCCTCTTTGACCGAGGCCTGGAAGAAAAAAGCGTTCAATGAGTTCCACGATGTTGCCGCCGGAACCGCGATCGCTTCAGTCTACAAAGACGCCCAGCGAGACTATGATGCTGTGCACAGGATTTCAAGTGAGGCGACAGACAGCGCCCTCCACGAGCTCGATAGTCATATCGATACCGCTGCTCAGCCCGGCGTACCCATCGTTGTGTGGAATTCGCTGAGCTGGGATCGTTCCGATGCTATCTCCACTACTGTGCAGATGCCGCATGCTACGCCCAACGGTATCAACGTGCTCGACGCCGACAGGCAGCCGGTCCTCATGCAGGTTCTTTCGCATGACAAGCAGACCAACATCTACCATCTGCTCCTAAAGCCCAGGAGCGTGCCCGCCATTGGATACACGGTTCTGCACGCGCTGCCTGGCCAACGCAAGGCTGCGAGCGACCTTGCACTCCATGGCACAACCATGGAGAACGCCTTTCTCCGTGTCTCGCTCGATCCAAAGAACGGCTGCATTACCAGTCTTTACCACAAAGCCGCCAAGTTCGAGAGCATCGTTCCCGGCCAGTGCGGCAACCTGCTTGAGGCCTTTGTCGATACCGGTCGCAGCTTGACCGAGGCCAACCTCGACAGTATCCGCGTCGAAGACGCCTGGAACATCGACAAGGACTACAACAAACAGAAGACAGACCTTACGGCACTCGCGAGCATTGAGACTGTTGAGCGCGGTCCGCTCCGCGCGGTAATTCGCATCACGCGCCACTGGAGCAAGTCCACCTTTGTTCAGGACGTCATCCTTTACGCCGCGACGCCGCGGGTCGATGTGGTCAACGATATCGACTGGCACGAGACACATGTTCTGCTCAAAGCCAGCTTTCCACTTACCGCTACAAGCTCTGCTGCCACCTATGAGATACCATTCGGCGGCATCGAGCGCAGCACAACGCGCGACAATCCCATCGATGCCGCACGCTTTGAGGTTCCCGCACTGCGTTGGGCCGACCTTGGCGACAGTCGCCACGGCTTCAGTGTCGTCAATGACTCCAAGTATGGCTATGATGCTCTTGGCAACGTCCTGCGGCTCTCGCTGCTGCGCGCGCCACTTTATCCCGATCCCACCTCTGACCGGGGACACCAGCACTTCAGCTACTCGCTTTACCCTCATGCCGGTTCATGGAAGCAGGCTGACACGGTTCTGCGCGGCTACGAGTACAACTACAACATGCAGGCTTCGCAGATTGAATCGCACGCCGGCGACCTGCCGTCAACTCACTCGTTTGTCCGCGTAGCTCCCCATAACCTCGTTTTAACCGCAATGAAGAAAGATGAAGATAACGACAGCATCATTCTTCGCTTCTATGAGTGGGCGGGGGAGGAAACACGTGCAAAGATCAGAATTCCAGCAGGCGCATCCGAGGCGCGGGAAGTCAATCTGATGGAGCAGGACCTTACCTCGAACCCGGATATATCACTCAACGGAAACGAGCTTAACCTCAATGTAGCTCCGTATTCCATCAACACAGTGCGGATCCAGTTTCCCGCGCGAGGCGGTAGCATCTGGAACATGCAAGGAACAAAGTGA
- a CDS encoding Na+:solute symporter — protein MKISGWIVLGTYFLLMIGVGAFARRKVRNASDFFTAGGSMPWWLSGISHHMSGYSSAVFVGYAALAYTSGITVYFWWASSISLALLVGSRIFAPKWSRLRQYLNVVSPLEYLKVRYNVPAQQILGWSGALLKIFDVGAKWSASAILLHAFANVPFLWGVLLTGSVTLMYSVMGGLWADALTDLSQFVIQFVAGLAMLVAVLHRLGGASALWEMWKLLPPDHIKPFHGDYTVIFASVYFFVNLLSYNGGTWSLAQRFLAAPTEADARRSARLSAALYLAWPPVLFFPMWAAPIIFPHLANPSESYALLTKELLPSSLIGLVLAGLFAHTMAMTSSDANAVAAVIVRDILPVLHRGAAKLDDANQLLSGRIATFIFLALSMLLALFSSHFGGVIGIIILWYGALVGPMAIPVLLGLLPVFRRSGPTAAIACWLTGVIIFGAIKVFPSAYWPDSAARYENALTVGAPLALSFLAYVAMGWLAPLRKPDSERLLAALNATQAGLPTPALRASDVPLEK, from the coding sequence ATGAAAATTTCAGGCTGGATTGTCCTAGGCACCTATTTCCTCTTGATGATCGGCGTAGGAGCGTTCGCCAGAAGGAAGGTGCGAAACGCCAGCGACTTTTTCACCGCTGGAGGATCGATGCCATGGTGGCTCTCCGGCATATCCCATCACATGTCAGGCTATAGTTCGGCAGTGTTCGTCGGCTACGCTGCGCTGGCCTATACATCCGGCATCACAGTCTATTTCTGGTGGGCCAGTTCGATCTCGCTTGCCCTGCTTGTTGGTTCCCGTATCTTCGCGCCAAAATGGTCGCGCCTTCGCCAATATCTCAATGTTGTATCCCCATTGGAGTATCTCAAGGTCCGGTACAACGTTCCGGCACAACAGATATTGGGCTGGAGCGGAGCGCTTCTAAAGATCTTCGATGTCGGCGCGAAGTGGAGCGCGTCGGCGATTCTTCTACATGCCTTTGCGAATGTACCCTTCCTGTGGGGCGTCTTGCTGACAGGCAGCGTAACGCTGATGTACTCCGTTATGGGTGGATTATGGGCGGATGCGCTCACCGATCTCAGCCAGTTTGTTATCCAGTTTGTAGCAGGACTTGCAATGCTGGTCGCAGTACTTCATCGTCTGGGTGGAGCGAGTGCCTTATGGGAAATGTGGAAGCTCCTCCCTCCCGATCACATAAAACCATTCCATGGCGACTATACGGTCATCTTTGCCTCGGTCTATTTCTTCGTCAATCTGCTGTCGTACAACGGAGGCACATGGAGCCTCGCTCAACGATTTCTCGCTGCACCCACCGAAGCGGACGCCAGACGATCGGCACGGCTATCGGCAGCACTCTATCTGGCCTGGCCGCCTGTCTTGTTTTTTCCCATGTGGGCGGCGCCAATAATCTTTCCCCACCTTGCGAATCCTTCAGAGTCATATGCACTGCTGACGAAGGAGCTTCTACCATCGTCCTTGATAGGTCTAGTTCTCGCCGGTCTATTTGCACATACCATGGCCATGACCTCTTCAGACGCAAACGCGGTTGCCGCTGTCATCGTGCGCGACATTCTCCCGGTTTTGCATCGCGGGGCTGCGAAGCTGGACGACGCGAATCAACTTCTTTCCGGCCGCATTGCCACTTTTATATTCCTGGCGCTCAGCATGCTGCTGGCCCTGTTTTCTTCCCACTTCGGTGGGGTAATCGGCATCATCATCCTTTGGTATGGAGCGCTCGTCGGTCCCATGGCAATTCCTGTATTGCTGGGCCTGCTCCCCGTATTTCGACGCAGTGGCCCAACCGCAGCTATCGCTTGCTGGTTGACCGGCGTCATCATATTTGGCGCAATCAAGGTCTTCCCTTCCGCTTATTGGCCTGATTCAGCCGCACGCTACGAAAATGCACTCACGGTGGGAGCCCCGCTTGCTCTGTCGTTTTTGGCTTATGTCGCAATGGGATGGCTTGCGCCGCTACGAAAGCCCGATTCAGAGCGCCTTTTGGCCGCTCTGAATGCGACTCAGGCTGGTTTGCCTACACCAGCTTTGAGAGCATCTGACGTGCCGTTGGAAAAATAG
- a CDS encoding TolC family protein, producing the protein MCFLERTYSRLRSFGATTLCLAGVSCLAHAQAPSVPMITVQEAIRKAQLNEPLFAASIAAQKNTVIAGYLAKAALLPSVTYHNQMLYTQPNGQAGSSGQAGTQTPPIFIANNAVHEYISQASINETFGLKQLSDAQVASANAARATAELEIARRGLVFAVVNLYSQVSATDAKRNLFTEALQEASAFTDLTQKREAAREVAHADVVKAQLQQQQRQRDLSDATIAADKARLELGVLLFPDPRTPYTTQTASPPPALPTHDEVSSLASANNPEIRSALAQLRAGDAGVVSARAAYLPDLALNFTYGIDAPQFAKKGPDGVQNLGYSISGTLDIPVWDWFSTQKRVKQSEILRDTAKTNLSATQRRLIATLEEAYAEASAAQVQLSLLDESVRTASESLRLTKLRYTAGESTALEVVDAQNSYLQTETAQTDGTVRYQSALAALQLLMGTL; encoded by the coding sequence ATGTGCTTCCTGGAACGGACTTATAGCCGGTTACGATCCTTCGGTGCTACGACTCTTTGCCTGGCGGGGGTTTCATGCCTCGCTCATGCACAGGCGCCTTCCGTGCCTATGATTACAGTCCAGGAAGCCATCCGGAAAGCACAGTTGAATGAGCCGCTGTTTGCGGCAAGTATAGCGGCACAGAAGAATACAGTGATTGCCGGATACCTGGCGAAGGCGGCGCTGCTCCCTTCGGTGACATATCACAACCAGATGCTTTACACGCAACCGAATGGACAGGCCGGTTCGAGCGGGCAGGCGGGAACGCAGACCCCGCCGATCTTCATTGCGAACAATGCTGTGCATGAATACATCAGCCAGGCGTCGATCAATGAAACATTTGGACTCAAACAACTCTCCGATGCACAGGTGGCATCCGCGAACGCTGCCAGGGCAACGGCGGAGTTGGAGATCGCACGGCGCGGTCTGGTCTTTGCCGTCGTCAACCTGTACAGCCAGGTCTCTGCAACCGATGCCAAGCGAAACCTGTTCACGGAGGCCCTTCAGGAGGCATCGGCCTTTACCGATCTGACGCAGAAGCGTGAAGCTGCCCGTGAGGTAGCCCATGCCGACGTCGTGAAGGCTCAACTTCAACAACAGCAGCGTCAGCGCGATCTAAGCGATGCAACGATTGCAGCCGACAAAGCGCGCCTTGAGTTGGGCGTCTTGCTCTTCCCCGATCCAAGAACGCCGTATACGACACAGACTGCCAGCCCTCCACCTGCGCTTCCGACGCACGACGAGGTCAGCAGCCTGGCCTCTGCGAATAATCCAGAGATCCGAAGCGCATTGGCCCAGCTTCGTGCAGGCGACGCAGGGGTGGTTTCGGCAAGGGCGGCATATCTTCCCGATCTCGCTCTCAACTTCACCTATGGAATCGACGCTCCACAGTTCGCCAAGAAGGGGCCGGATGGCGTGCAGAACCTGGGTTACTCGATCAGCGGGACTCTCGATATCCCCGTATGGGACTGGTTTTCGACGCAGAAGCGCGTGAAGCAGAGCGAGATCTTGCGCGACACTGCGAAGACGAACCTGAGCGCAACACAAAGGCGCCTCATTGCTACTCTCGAAGAGGCATACGCTGAAGCGTCGGCAGCTCAAGTGCAACTCAGCCTGCTTGACGAGAGTGTTCGCACAGCGTCGGAGAGCCTGCGATTGACCAAGCTGCGTTATACGGCGGGTGAATCGACTGCGCTTGAGGTCGTCGATGCGCAGAATTCGTACTTGCAAACGGAGACAGCGCAGACAGACGGGACTGTCCGCTATCAGTCGGCTCTGGCGGCGTTACAGCTATTGATGGGGACACTATGA
- a CDS encoding amidohydrolase family protein, translating into MAEFAWKHGGSMGERTIEGRDPGSGDGIALTISGEGITSIVPAHVSSDLWISPGLVDLQVNGFAGFDLNGPALSAETVSGLTRCLLQLGTTSFAPTLITASEEDLLYRLKCIDDACRTDPIAAACIPFIHIEGPSISPLDGFRGAHPLEHVRPPSLAEFERWQAACNQRIGMVTLSPHFAEAERYIASLSERGVHVSLGHTNATHEQLETATKAGARLSTHLGNGIALQIDRHLNPIWSQLADKRLTASFIADGHHLPEQVLISMMRAKGLGRCILVSDAVALAGMPPGTYETTIGGHVHLSPEGRLSIDGTSLLAGSASSLLRCVEAAVRMTGLPLATLLKMATEIPGRFAGRGRLHPGARADIMRFRWNDTLNTATIHDVWVAGEHFYHA; encoded by the coding sequence ATGGCTGAATTTGCATGGAAGCATGGAGGGAGCATGGGCGAGAGAACGATAGAAGGACGAGATCCAGGCAGTGGAGATGGAATCGCTCTCACCATCTCCGGAGAAGGAATTACTTCTATCGTTCCCGCCCATGTATCGAGTGACCTTTGGATATCGCCGGGACTCGTGGATCTCCAGGTCAACGGATTCGCGGGGTTCGACCTGAATGGGCCGGCCCTCAGCGCGGAGACGGTTTCCGGCCTTACCCGATGTCTTCTTCAATTGGGCACAACTTCGTTTGCGCCCACTTTGATCACTGCATCGGAAGAAGATCTGCTGTACCGGCTTAAGTGCATCGATGATGCCTGCCGTACGGACCCAATTGCGGCAGCGTGCATTCCTTTCATTCACATTGAAGGCCCCTCCATCTCTCCGTTAGATGGGTTTCGTGGAGCCCATCCGCTAGAGCACGTGCGGCCTCCTTCGCTCGCTGAATTTGAACGATGGCAAGCAGCATGTAACCAACGAATAGGAATGGTGACTCTGTCACCGCATTTTGCAGAGGCAGAACGCTATATCGCTTCTCTATCGGAGCGCGGAGTTCATGTCTCCCTGGGCCACACCAATGCAACCCATGAGCAACTCGAGACCGCGACGAAAGCGGGTGCGCGCCTGTCAACTCACCTTGGGAATGGTATCGCCTTGCAGATTGACCGCCACCTGAATCCCATCTGGAGTCAACTTGCGGACAAGCGCCTCACCGCGTCCTTTATTGCAGACGGACACCACCTCCCGGAGCAAGTGCTGATCTCCATGATGCGCGCCAAAGGTCTGGGTCGCTGCATTCTAGTATCCGATGCTGTAGCCCTGGCAGGTATGCCCCCTGGAACATACGAAACCACCATTGGAGGGCATGTCCATTTGTCTCCTGAAGGCAGGCTGTCCATCGATGGCACATCTCTGCTCGCCGGTTCCGCCAGTTCCTTGCTAAGGTGCGTTGAGGCCGCCGTTCGAATGACCGGGCTTCCTTTGGCAACTTTATTAAAGATGGCGACAGAAATCCCTGGACGATTTGCAGGCCGTGGCCGCCTGCATCCAGGTGCGCGTGCAGACATCATGCGTTTCAGATGGAACGATACGCTGAATACGGCTACCATCCATGACGTGTGGGTCGCCGGTGAACACTTTTACCATGCCTGA
- a CDS encoding helix-hairpin-helix domain-containing protein, which yields MTIRIANVLVLSLLCLSVAGAAVAEEAKRADVLTAHADRQRTGWFSRERKLTPATLAAGRFGKLWESPELDGFGKYPARLYASPLYIDGLKIQTKEYSGKTFRVVIAAASTGYVYAINATRSNGVAPGAILWKTQLDAPCILRWDASAMGIVGTPVIDKARKHLYVVSCGEVTSFRMYGLDLSNGMVLDGWPVAMDEKALEQPSINRNPRYGDTPAAPWRPGRFSIQRGALNLSPDDRYLFATIGQGRGWVVAIDTQRKTLTTAFSSTPLAEDSIGGVWGSTGVSIDARGNIYAVTGASGSQKHAPPLHNWAQSVLKFDPVSASGLTLRGVYTPFNYCRTEAGDVDVGSSGASILPDVDSKSAFEDPLVAVGGKQGNAYLLGQSSFTVLGDERRPCSEDASTDQSLLPPEPQPQFGKRGPLNIFGPYSDTEGMLDRAKNRATPAYFRNASGYEYLFYSGNNKDPEDTEISVAPSLVRLQLLRSAGVHPYLRVDGRAMDFVLKNPGPPVVSSNGGKDGIVWVLDENAPRSAILTGPKSPQPVLYAVDPNTLKVIWKTDPGLLQTSGKYNSPTIADGNVYVGTDRIVAFGIKQENVGSDDATRSVNRFTTLAQPKLSTEGTATSRDQSSITQTVAVPVAAEKQNDELPEGKGKAALLRACVQCHQVDVATRERYTEAGWRRMVGVMVERGAQLSEPETADVTAYLSKYFGKTNVNKAAAAQLEEGLGLTEKEAQAIVSYRQQNGDIKGLDQLKSVSGVSPDKIQAKAEAIAFRD from the coding sequence ATGACGATACGGATAGCGAACGTTCTTGTCCTGTCACTTTTGTGCCTGTCGGTAGCCGGAGCGGCAGTAGCGGAAGAGGCGAAGCGGGCCGACGTGCTCACCGCGCACGCTGACCGTCAACGCACCGGCTGGTTCTCCAGGGAACGTAAGCTCACTCCTGCCACGCTTGCCGCGGGGCGGTTCGGCAAGCTGTGGGAGTCCCCTGAACTCGACGGATTCGGGAAATATCCGGCGCGCCTTTACGCTTCACCTCTTTATATAGATGGACTGAAGATTCAGACCAAGGAGTATAGCGGGAAGACCTTCCGCGTCGTCATCGCTGCAGCGAGCACCGGCTATGTCTATGCCATTAATGCGACCCGGTCGAACGGGGTTGCTCCCGGTGCAATCCTTTGGAAGACCCAATTGGATGCTCCCTGCATCCTGCGCTGGGACGCCAGCGCCATGGGCATCGTCGGCACGCCTGTGATCGACAAGGCCCGCAAACATCTCTATGTCGTGAGCTGCGGCGAGGTCACGAGCTTCCGAATGTATGGACTCGACCTGTCGAATGGCATGGTGCTTGACGGCTGGCCGGTGGCGATGGATGAAAAAGCACTCGAACAACCGTCAATCAATCGCAATCCGCGCTATGGCGACACCCCCGCAGCGCCTTGGCGGCCCGGTCGATTCTCGATCCAGCGTGGTGCGCTCAACCTCAGCCCCGATGATCGCTATCTTTTCGCCACCATCGGTCAGGGCCGCGGCTGGGTGGTGGCGATCGACACGCAGCGTAAGACTCTGACGACAGCATTCAGCAGCACGCCGTTGGCCGAGGATTCTATTGGAGGAGTATGGGGCTCAACCGGCGTGTCCATCGATGCTCGCGGCAATATCTATGCCGTTACCGGGGCAAGCGGTAGCCAGAAGCACGCGCCTCCCTTGCATAACTGGGCACAGTCCGTACTGAAATTTGATCCCGTTTCCGCCTCCGGCTTGACGTTGCGGGGCGTCTACACGCCTTTCAACTACTGTCGCACCGAGGCGGGGGATGTCGACGTCGGCAGCAGCGGAGCGAGCATCCTGCCGGATGTTGACAGCAAGTCGGCCTTCGAGGATCCGCTGGTCGCGGTGGGAGGCAAGCAGGGTAACGCGTATCTCCTCGGCCAATCTAGTTTCACGGTCCTCGGTGATGAACGCCGTCCCTGTAGTGAGGACGCCAGCACCGATCAATCCCTGCTCCCACCGGAACCGCAACCGCAATTCGGCAAGCGTGGTCCGCTCAATATTTTTGGACCCTATTCCGATACCGAAGGCATGCTCGACCGGGCGAAGAACCGGGCTACCCCCGCCTACTTCCGGAATGCCTCCGGCTACGAGTACCTGTTCTACTCGGGCAACAACAAGGATCCTGAGGACACGGAGATCAGCGTTGCGCCCAGCCTGGTGCGGCTGCAGTTATTGCGTTCGGCGGGCGTCCATCCGTACCTTCGGGTGGATGGGCGGGCGATGGACTTCGTGCTGAAGAATCCCGGTCCCCCGGTGGTCAGCAGCAACGGTGGCAAGGACGGGATCGTGTGGGTGTTGGACGAGAACGCGCCGCGCAGCGCGATCCTCACCGGACCCAAGTCTCCGCAGCCTGTTCTCTATGCAGTAGATCCAAATACGTTGAAGGTTATTTGGAAAACCGATCCTGGACTTCTTCAAACGAGCGGAAAATACAACTCGCCAACAATAGCTGATGGAAATGTCTATGTTGGCACCGACCGAATTGTAGCGTTCGGAATTAAGCAAGAAAACGTGGGATCAGACGACGCCACGCGATCCGTGAATCGGTTCACCACTCTCGCTCAACCCAAGCTCAGCACTGAAGGAACTGCTACTAGCCGCGATCAGTCTTCTATCACACAAACTGTTGCAGTACCGGTGGCTGCGGAGAAGCAAAACGATGAGCTGCCGGAGGGTAAGGGCAAGGCGGCTTTGCTGCGCGCTTGTGTGCAATGTCACCAAGTCGACGTGGCGACCAGGGAACGATACACAGAGGCCGGATGGCGCCGAATGGTCGGCGTTATGGTAGAGCGCGGTGCACAACTATCAGAGCCGGAGACTGCGGATGTGACCGCGTATCTCTCGAAGTACTTCGGGAAGACGAACGTAAACAAAGCGGCCGCAGCTCAGCTTGAAGAAGGGCTAGGTCTGACAGAGAAAGAAGCACAAGCGATCGTCTCTTACCGGCAACAGAATGGCGACATCAAGGGTCTGGACCAGCTCAAGAGCGTATCCGGTGTTAGCCCAGACAAAATACAGGCAAAGGCGGAAGCCATCGCATTTCGTGACTGA
- a CDS encoding ThuA domain-containing protein, protein MLTICTLAVVACFAAAAQSGSTTTATPSGPTIVLIGGAKQGYPRTEHDYPDGILAIERLIKGSPQFQALNPVVKSFPTGFPADLSQIADADVVLMYFGMDYGGGERHVGRMGHALDNEPRRVAMERLMDKGAGLIALHQASTLPSQASIIPMADWLGGVRFGMADRTTEIAQMQISGADKNPIANGLKPFELLDEFYPTLTFSKTDKVTPILSAKVHIQTQNNKPVFEEPPADHVIAWAAERPNGGRSFAFTGGHYLLTFDQPQIRDMLLNAILWTSKRDVPLAGATTNAPTMPHGGGRASATPRRLLLTRAEAVVQPQPWGKLEWLASRELGNSLFMTVGIATINPGKENPVHSHPNCDEILHVVQGHIMNRVGDKEYEMSAGDTVTIPEGTLHNARNIGKEDAVLSISYNSADRIAIGEK, encoded by the coding sequence ATGCTGACTATCTGCACATTGGCGGTAGTCGCTTGCTTTGCCGCTGCGGCCCAATCCGGGTCCACGACCACTGCGACCCCATCAGGGCCTACGATCGTTCTGATCGGCGGAGCTAAACAGGGTTATCCCCGGACTGAGCATGACTATCCTGACGGGATTCTCGCGATCGAGCGGTTGATCAAGGGATCCCCCCAATTCCAGGCCCTCAATCCGGTCGTCAAGTCATTCCCGACGGGCTTTCCCGCGGACCTTTCCCAGATCGCCGACGCTGATGTCGTCCTCATGTATTTTGGGATGGATTACGGAGGCGGCGAACGGCATGTCGGGAGGATGGGCCACGCCTTAGACAATGAACCGCGTCGAGTGGCCATGGAGCGGTTGATGGACAAGGGCGCAGGGCTCATCGCCCTGCACCAGGCGTCCACCCTCCCCAGCCAGGCCAGCATCATTCCGATGGCCGATTGGCTCGGCGGCGTTCGCTTCGGTATGGCTGACCGCACGACTGAGATCGCACAGATGCAGATCTCAGGAGCGGATAAAAATCCCATTGCCAATGGACTGAAACCTTTTGAGCTTCTGGACGAGTTCTACCCAACCCTAACCTTCTCCAAGACCGACAAAGTCACACCGATACTTTCCGCGAAGGTCCATATCCAAACCCAAAACAACAAGCCTGTCTTCGAGGAGCCTCCCGCAGACCATGTCATTGCGTGGGCTGCTGAGCGGCCCAATGGCGGCCGGTCGTTCGCATTCACCGGTGGCCACTATCTGTTGACGTTCGATCAGCCGCAGATTCGCGACATGCTACTGAACGCGATCCTCTGGACATCCAAACGCGACGTGCCTCTTGCTGGGGCGACTACGAACGCCCCGACGATGCCACACGGAGGAGGCCGCGCTTCGGCCACACCCCGGCGTCTGCTCCTAACGCGGGCGGAAGCTGTTGTCCAGCCGCAGCCCTGGGGCAAGCTCGAATGGCTCGCGTCGCGAGAGCTTGGGAACTCTCTCTTTATGACCGTAGGCATAGCCACCATCAACCCCGGGAAGGAAAACCCGGTTCACAGCCACCCCAATTGCGATGAGATCCTGCACGTCGTTCAGGGGCACATCATGAACCGGGTGGGCGACAAAGAATACGAGATGAGTGCAGGCGACACTGTGACGATCCCCGAAGGGACACTGCACAACGCGCGCAACATCGGCAAGGAGGACGCGGTCCTGTCGATTTCCTACAACTCCGCTGACCGGATTGCGATCGGAGAAAAATGA